The DNA window GCGTCATCCCCGCCGCGATCGCCTGCGCCATCGAACTGATTCTCTCCGGTACCGCCCCCGCCAACCTCGTCTTACCCGCCATGACGGGCGTGCATATTTTAATTGGGGTTGGAGAAGGGATCATTACCGGCGGCGTTCTAGCGTACCTCGCCAACGTCCGACCCGATCTGCTTCCCGGCGAACAACCGCAACTGCGCGGCTGGCTGGTACCTGTTGTCGCCACCTTTTTAGTAGCGGGGGTGCTTTCCCTGCTGGCGTCGGGGTGGCCGGATGGTTTAGAACGAGTCGCAGAAGACCTAGGCTTTATTGACCTCGCGGAGATCGTCCGCATTGAAGTTCCTACCCCCTTCGCCGATTATGGCATTGAAGGCTGGGGCGCAATTGGCACCAGTATCGCCGGAATTGTGGGAACCGCCGTCTGTTTCGGCGTGGCGTTTGGGCTGTCGCAACTGGTAAAACCCAACCATGCTTAAGGGTTCCATTCCCTTTCGGTTGCGGTTGTCCTTAATTTTCACGATCGGAACCGCTTTCCTCCCCCTAGGGGCTTGGCTGTGGCTGGGAATTTATGGCGCGATCGCACTCTTGTGGGCGTTCGGCTTGCAGGTCAAAGCGCGATCGCTCCTCAGCCTATTAGGGGCAGAACTGCTCTTTTTAGCCCTAATGGCGCTTCCCCTCGGCTGGGAAACCGCCAGCTTTCTGTTGGCGCGTTCTTTGGTGTGTCTGCTGTTGGTCAACAGCTTTTTGTTAACCCTACCCCCTCATGCTTTTGCGATCGCCCTCAGCGGTCTACCCCTCCCCCAAGGTTTGCAAGAGAGCCTACTTTTAACCGGACAGTATTTAGAATTGTTAATGAAGGAAGTGCAACAGATGCAGCGATCGGCCGCCTGTCGGGGCTTAAGCGGCCCGACAAGCTGGTTGCGCTATGTGTCAGCGTCCACCCTTGGCTCGCTCTACATTCGCACCCTAGACCGCGCCGAACGGGTCTATAGCGCCATGCTCGCTAGGGGCTATCGCGGTCAACTCCCGGTGAGGGTGAAATCAACCCCCAGGGAGACTCTGTGCTTGGCGATCGCTGCCATAGTTAGCTGTGGGCTAACGGTTGCCTCCTACCTGCCCCCTCTTACCTAACCCTGCTTTACTCTTGAGCCAAAAAACCTCTGATTCCGCCAACCTCACCACCACCCAAGGCGTCATCATTGAAAACCTCGCCTTCGCCTACCCCCAGCAAGAACCCGTCTTGCGCGGGATCTCCTTAACCCTTAAACCCGGAGAACGCATCGCCCTTCTCGGCCCGACGGGTTGCGGAAAAAGTACCCTATTAGAAAACTTAGTCGGTTTAAAACAAGCGCAGTCGGGGCAAATTTGGATTCAAGGCATCCCCGTTAACCCCTCCACCCTCGCAGAGGTGCGCCGTCAAGTGGGTTTTGCCTTTCAAGACGCCAACGACCAACTGTTTATGCCCACCATCCTAGAAGATGTCACCTTCGGCCCGCGCAATTACGGCGTCCCAGAATCTATTGCTCAAGACAAAGCCGCTCAACTCTTAGAAGAATTTGGCTTATTAGAATTCGCCCATCGTTCTTCCCACGAACTCTCCGGCGGACAAAAGCGCCTCGCCGCCTTAGCCGCGATCCTGGCGTTAGAACCCTCAATTCTGATTCTAGATGAACCCACCACAGGACTCGATCCCGGCTGGCGGCGCAAGCTCTCAGAAATTCTCCTCAAGCTTCCCGTTGCAGTCATCCTCATCGCTTCCCACGACCTCTACTGGATCGCCAAAACCACCCAGCGCGCCTTAATTCTCACCGGAGGACAACTTCGAGAAGATCGACCCACCGCCGAACTCCTCCAACAAGAAGCCCTCCTGGAGAGTTACGGTTTACCGTTGGGGTACTGAAGAGGGAGTTGGGAATTGGGAGTTGGGGGTTGGGGTAGAAGAGGATGGGGGGATGGGGGGAAGAAGGGAGTTGGGAATTGGGAGTTAGGGGTTGGGGAAGAAAGATGGGGGATAAAAGTAAATCGGCTATTGGTCTAGATACTTATTGAGAACTCAGCACTTTCTTCCCACTCAGCACTCAGCACTCAGCACCTTCTTCCCACTCAGCACTCAGCACTCAGCACTCAGCACTCTCTTCCCCACTCGGAACTCGGAACTCGGAACTTTGCACTCATTTCCCCCCATCTCCCCATCCTCTTCCCTCAGCACTCAATCTCGCCAGAGAGCAATACCGCCGAGTAAGCCGTTGACGTTGGGGATAATTTTGACATTGTTCGGGAGATCAAAGTTGATGCGCTTGGCTTCGCCACCGCCGATGTAGAGGAAGTCGTAGTTAAAGAGATGTTCTAGAGCTGCGATCGCCTTTTTTAAGCGATTATTCCAGCGTTTCACCCCAACGGATTCTAGCGCGGCGCGGCCGAGTTGTTCTTCGTAGGTTTGACCTTTGCGGAAGGGATGATGGCCGGCTTCTAGGTTGGGGACTAGTTTACCATCGACGAATAAGGCAGAACCAAACCCCGTTCCTAGGGTGATGGTTAACTCGACGCCTTCCCCAGAAATGGCTCCCAAACCCTGAATATCGGCATCATTAGCGACGCGCACGGGTTTGTCTAGGCGCTGTTTGATGGCGGTGGCTAAGTCGAATGCTCGCCAGTCGGGATGCAAGTTCACAGCCGTATAGGTGACGCCGTGGCGGACGACTCCCGGAAAACCGACGGAGACGCGATCGAAGTTGGGTTGCTGGCTTGCTAAGGTGGCGATCGCCTCTAAAATTGCATCGGGGGTTGGGGGTTGGGGTGTATCTAAGCGACTCCGTTCGGTTAGGGAATTTCCGGCTTCATCTAACACCATGACTTTAACGCCACTGCCGCCAATGTCAACAGCGAGGGTATGCAGGGTTTCTGTTTGGGTCATCAGAGCGTTGTCTCCTCTAGGGTTCTGGGGTAGCGCTAAACTTAGGTTAAAGCAATCTTGGTTTGGACTGGCATGACTCAACCCACTCAAAATTCTCAACCCGATAGTCCTTGGAAGTATAAGCCGTGGTGGTGCCAGCCTTGGTCAATTGTACTGACTGGAACGGGTGCGATCGCGCTTTCGTGGGTCTTTTTTCAGAAAATCTGGTTAACTGCGCTTGTGGGTTTACCCTTGACGGTCTGGATGGGATACTTTACCTTAGTCTGGCCGCAACTGATGCGCCAAAGCGGACTCTTGGAACAACTCAAACAGCAACACGCCCAAGATTAATCGCGCCATCTTGACGGAATCTCTAGTTTTGTATTATTTGTAGATTACGTCAATTTTCTAAGAACCTAAAGGTCAATCCTGTGGCTCATCGCACCGATATCAGCCGCGCATTAAAACTTGGGTCTGAATTGTCCCTCGCTACAGCAATTCAGGCGAACCACCAGCCTTTGGGTTTGCGACAGCAATTCTAACAACAATTTTTGGGGTCAGTTTTCGCAGACTTCTAAACTTGACTAATATGCTCTTTTATGCATACTAGTTCACACTCGCCTATTCCCCATCCCCCCATCCCCCCACTCTAAGTAAGAGAGGATTTTTTCATGGAGTTCAGTTACTTACTCCGAGGGTTCATCATTGGCTTTTCCATTGCTGCACCTGTCGGTCCCATTGGCATTTTATGCATTCGCGCCACCCTTGCCAACGGCAGACTTGCCGGGTTTGTCTCCGGTTTAGGTGCAGCCAGCGCCGATGCTATTTATGGCTGTATCGCCGGGTTTGGTTTAACCTTCATTTCCAACCTGTTAGTGACGCATAGCGTTGGGTTGCGACTGGGGGGAGGCTTATTTCTGTGTTACTTAGGCGTCAAAACTGCGATCGCGCCTCCAGCCAACCTCAAACTCACCTCAGAAACCAGAACCCCCAAAACCCTCGCCAAACATTATTTTTCGATCTTGTTCTTGACGTTAACCAATCCACTGACTATCCTCTCATTTGTGACAATTTTCGCAGGATTAGGTCTTGCTAGAGCCACTGGGGGTTACTTATCCGCCGGGGTTCTTGTCTTCGGGGTGTTTCTGGGTTCGGGTACTTGGTGGTTCCTGCTCAGTAGTAGTGTAAGCTGGTTTCGGCACAAGCTCACTCCCACCGGATTAACCTGGATTAATCGGTTAGCAGGGATCGTCATTATCGCATTGGGTCTTGTGGCACTATTGGGTGTGAGGGGATGAGTTTTCAATTGCCAAAACAACCGTTTTATCGGCTTGTCGGAATGCTCTGTAGCTTATTGTGGAGTTGGGGACTATTACTCAGTTTCCCCGCGCCAGCAGTCGCCGTACCAGCATCTCCCCCTCCAGAAAACTTAGAACAAATTAAACAAGAACTCGATCGCCATCGTTCGGGTATTAGTCAAGAACGCGATCGCCTCCAGCATTTGGAAAACGCCGCCAAAGAACGCCTCGAAGGGTTACAGCGCAACCGAGAGGTGACAGAAGATCGCCTCAAACAAAGCGAAACCGAACTGCAAAAGCTGACGCAACAACTCAAACAACAGCAAACCCAACTCGGAGACGCCCAATTTGTCTATCAACAAACCGCAGCAGCCGTTAGCGCCCGGTTAAGATTTCTCCAGCGTCAGCCGCAGCAGTATGGGTGGGCGTTACTTTTAAATAGCGAGAACCTGACAGAATTAATGGCGCGTCGCCATCAACTGCAACTGCTGTACAAAAGCGATCGCCAAATCTTAGAACAATTAAAACAGTCCTCCGATCGCCTTAATCAGCAAACCCTGGCTATTGAACAGAAAAAGAACGAAATTTCTCTACTACGCCAACAACTCCTCGCCCAAAAATCCGACTTTGACAGCCAAGCCAAAATTCAACAAGAATTAGTGGGGCGTCTCGC is part of the Desertifilum tharense IPPAS B-1220 genome and encodes:
- a CDS encoding energy-coupling factor ABC transporter permease — translated: MHIPDGFVSPPVAAVTSLATVAAVALALGRSRDALGGRRAPLVGLTTAFIFAAQMINFPVAGGTSGHLLGGTLAAIVLGSPWAGTLCITTVLLIQAVLFADGGITALGANALNMAVIGVWVGWGLTQVLQRLLGGSKGRLPLAAGIAAALSVIPAAIACAIELILSGTAPANLVLPAMTGVHILIGVGEGIITGGVLAYLANVRPDLLPGEQPQLRGWLVPVVATFLVAGVLSLLASGWPDGLERVAEDLGFIDLAEIVRIEVPTPFADYGIEGWGAIGTSIAGIVGTAVCFGVAFGLSQLVKPNHA
- a CDS encoding energy-coupling factor transporter transmembrane protein EcfT, with the translated sequence MLKGSIPFRLRLSLIFTIGTAFLPLGAWLWLGIYGAIALLWAFGLQVKARSLLSLLGAELLFLALMALPLGWETASFLLARSLVCLLLVNSFLLTLPPHAFAIALSGLPLPQGLQESLLLTGQYLELLMKEVQQMQRSAACRGLSGPTSWLRYVSASTLGSLYIRTLDRAERVYSAMLARGYRGQLPVRVKSTPRETLCLAIAAIVSCGLTVASYLPPLT
- a CDS encoding energy-coupling factor ABC transporter ATP-binding protein, coding for MSQKTSDSANLTTTQGVIIENLAFAYPQQEPVLRGISLTLKPGERIALLGPTGCGKSTLLENLVGLKQAQSGQIWIQGIPVNPSTLAEVRRQVGFAFQDANDQLFMPTILEDVTFGPRNYGVPESIAQDKAAQLLEEFGLLEFAHRSSHELSGGQKRLAALAAILALEPSILILDEPTTGLDPGWRRKLSEILLKLPVAVILIASHDLYWIAKTTQRALILTGGQLREDRPTAELLQQEALLESYGLPLGY
- a CDS encoding ROK family protein encodes the protein MTQTETLHTLAVDIGGSGVKVMVLDEAGNSLTERSRLDTPQPPTPDAILEAIATLASQQPNFDRVSVGFPGVVRHGVTYTAVNLHPDWRAFDLATAIKQRLDKPVRVANDADIQGLGAISGEGVELTITLGTGFGSALFVDGKLVPNLEAGHHPFRKGQTYEEQLGRAALESVGVKRWNNRLKKAIAALEHLFNYDFLYIGGGEAKRINFDLPNNVKIIPNVNGLLGGIALWRD
- a CDS encoding DUF6737 family protein: MTQPTQNSQPDSPWKYKPWWCQPWSIVLTGTGAIALSWVFFQKIWLTALVGLPLTVWMGYFTLVWPQLMRQSGLLEQLKQQHAQD
- a CDS encoding LysE family translocator, whose product is MEFSYLLRGFIIGFSIAAPVGPIGILCIRATLANGRLAGFVSGLGAASADAIYGCIAGFGLTFISNLLVTHSVGLRLGGGLFLCYLGVKTAIAPPANLKLTSETRTPKTLAKHYFSILFLTLTNPLTILSFVTIFAGLGLARATGGYLSAGVLVFGVFLGSGTWWFLLSSSVSWFRHKLTPTGLTWINRLAGIVIIALGLVALLGVRG
- a CDS encoding murein hydrolase activator EnvC — its product is MSFQLPKQPFYRLVGMLCSLLWSWGLLLSFPAPAVAVPASPPPENLEQIKQELDRHRSGISQERDRLQHLENAAKERLEGLQRNREVTEDRLKQSETELQKLTQQLKQQQTQLGDAQFVYQQTAAAVSARLRFLQRQPQQYGWALLLNSENLTELMARRHQLQLLYKSDRQILEQLKQSSDRLNQQTLAIEQKKNEISLLRQQLLAQKSDFDSQAKIQQELVGRLASDRNALEAAQAQLKRDSEGITFLIQQRLAVRPSGFPGILGTGRMGIPNDGPISSGFGWRTHPILGYERFHGGIDFASDYGSIIFASQAGVVIFAGWYGGYGNSVILDHGNGITTLYAHASELFVQEGQTVQGGEAIATVGSTGLSTGPHLHFEVRENGEPVDPMNYLS